A section of the Cervus canadensis isolate Bull #8, Minnesota chromosome 8, ASM1932006v1, whole genome shotgun sequence genome encodes:
- the NFKB2 gene encoding nuclear factor NF-kappa-B p100 subunit isoform X1 → MDSCYDPGLDGIIEYDDFKFNPSIVEPKEPAPETADGPYLVIVEQPKQRGFRFRYGCEGPSHGGLPGASSEKGRKTYPTVKICNYEGPAKIEVDLVTHSDPPRAHAHSLVGKQCSELGVCAVSVGPKDMTAQFNNLGVLHVTKKNMMEIMIQKLQRQRLRSRPQGLTEAERRELEQEAKELKKVMDLSIVRLRFSAFLRASDGSFSLPLKPVISQPIHDSKSPGASNLKISRMDKTAGSVRGGDEVYLLCDKVQKDDIEVRFYEDDENGWQAFGDFSPTDVHKQYAIVFRTPPYHKMKIERPVTVFLQLKRKRGGDVSDSKQFTYYPLVEDKEEVQRKRRKALPTFSQPFGGGSHMGGGSGGSAGGYGGAGGGGGSLGFFPSSLAYSPYQSGAAPMGCYPGGGGGAQMAAETPSVDAGEEAAEPSAPPGTPQREQQAPELLHRAREYNARLFGLAQRGARALLDYGVTADARSLLAGQRHLLTAQDENGDTPLHLAIIHGQTSVIEQIAHVIYHAPHLGVVNITNHLHQTPLHLAVITGQTKVVSFLLQVGADPALLDRHGDSAVHLALRAGASAPDLLCALLRSGVPAMPQLLHVPDFQGLYPVHLAVRARSPECLDLLVESGAEVEAAERQGGRTALHLATEMEELGLVTHLVTKLRANVNARTFAGNTPLHLAAGLGSPTLTRLLLKAGADIHAENEEPLCPLPSPPTSGSDSDSESPERDTRGSFRGHTPLDLTRSSKVKTLLLNAAQDTMAPPLTPPSPAGPEIPLEDTVLQNLEHLLDGPGAQGSWAELAERLGLRSLVDTYRRTASPSGSLLRSYQLAGGDLAGLLNALSDMGLEEGVRLLKGPETQEKLPSTAEVKEDSAYGSQSVEQETEKLGPPPEPPGGLCHGHPQPQVH, encoded by the exons ATGGACAGTTGCTACGACCCA ggtctggatggcatcattgaatATGATGATTTCAAATTCAACCCGTCCATTGTGGAGCCCAAGGAGCCAGCCCCAGAGACAG ctgATGGTCCCTACCTGGTGATCGTGGAACAGCCTAAGCAG CGAGGCTTCCGATTTCGATATGGCTGTGAAGGCCCTTCCCATGGAGGACTGCCAGGTGCCTCTAGCGAGAAGGGCCGGAAGACTTATCCCACAGTCAAG ATCTGTAACTACGAGGGACCTGCCAAGATTGAGGTGGACCTGGTAACACACAGTGACCCACCTCGTGCTCACGCCCACAGTCTGGTGGGCAAACAGTGCTCGGAGCTGGGGGTCTGCGCAGTGTCTGTGGGGCCCAAGGACATGACTGCCCA aTTTAacaacctgggtgtcctgcatgtGACCAAAAAGAACATGATGGAGATTATGATACAAAAACTTCAGAGGCAGCGTCTTCGCTCCAGGCCCCAGGGCCTTACGG AGGCTGAGCGTCGAGAGCTGGAGCAGGAGGCCAAGGAACTGAAGAAGGTGATGGATCTGAGCATTGTGCGACTGCGCTTTTCTGCCTTCCTTCGAGCCAGCGATGGCTCCTTCTCTCTGCCCCTGAAGCCAGTTATCTCCCAGCCCATACATGACAGCA AGTCTCCTGGAGCCTCAAACCTGAAGATTTCTCGAATGGACAAGACAGCTGGCTCTGTGCGGGGTGGAGATGAGGTTTATCTGCTCTGTGACAAGGTGCAGAAAG ATGACATTGAGGTTCGGTTCTACGAGGATGATGAGAATGGATGGCAGGCCTTTGGGGACTTCTCTCCCACAGATGTTCACAAACAG TATGCCATTGTGTTCCGAACACCTCCCTATCACAAGATGAAGATTGAGCGTCCTGTTACCGTGTTCCTGCAACTGAAACGCAAGCGTGGGGGGGATGTCTCTGATTCCAAACAGTTCACCTATTATCCTCTGGTAGAAG ACAAGGAGGAGGTGCAGCGGAAGCGGAGGAAAGCCTTGCCCACCTTCTCCCAGCCCTTTGGGGGTGGCTCCCACATGGGTGGAGGCTCTGGGGGCTCGGCTGGGGGTtatggaggagctggaggaggag GTGGCAGCCTCGgctttttcccctcctccttggcCTACAGCCCCTACCAGTCGGGCGCGGCCCCAATGGGCTGCTACccgggaggcgggggcggggcgcagATGGCCGCTGAGACGCCTAGTGTGGATGCTGGGGAGGAAGCCGCAGAGCCGAGCGCGCCCCCCGGGACGCCCCAGCGCGAACAGCAAGCCCCAGAGCTGCTGCATCGAG CCCGGGAGTACAACGCGCGCCTGTTCGGCCTGGCGCAGCGCGGCGCTCGAGCCTTGCTGGACTACGGCGTCACGGCGGACGCACGCTCGCTGCTGGCGGGACAGCGCCACCTGCTGACGGCGCAGGATGAGAATGGAGACAC GCCGCTGCACTTGGCCATCATCCACGGGCAGACCAGCGTCATTGAGCAGATAGCCCACGTTATCTACCATGCCCCGCACCTCGGCGTGGTTAATATCACCAATCACTTGCACCAG ACGCCCCTGCACCTGGCAGTGATCACAGGGCAGACGAAGGTGGTGAGCTTCCTGCTGCAGGTGGGCGCAGACCCAGCACTGCTGGATCGGCACGGAGACTCAGCAGTGCACCTGGCACTCCGGGCAGGTGCCAGCGCCCCCGACCTGCTGTGCGCCCTGCTGCGAAGTGGGGTTCCTGCCATGCCCCAACTGCTGCATGTGCCTGACTTCCAAG GGCTATACCCAGTCCACCTGGCAGTCCGTGCCCGAAGCCCCGAGTGCCTCGATCTGCTGGTGGAGAGTGGGGCTGAAGTGGAGGCTGCAGAGCGGCAGGGGGGCCGGACAGCCCTGCATCTAGCCACAGAGATGGAGGAGCTGGGGTTGGTCACCCATCTCGTCACCAAG CTCCGGGCCAACGTGAATGCCCGCACCTTTGCGGGAAACACACCCCTGCACCTGGCAGCTGGGCTGGGATCCCCAACGCTCACCCGCCTCCTTCTGAAGGCTG GTGCTGACATCCATGCAGAGAACGAGGAGCCCCTGTGCCCACTGCCTTCACCTCCCACCTCTGGTAGTGACTCAGATTCCGAGAGCCCTGAGAGGGACACCCGAGGCAGCTTCCGGGGCCACACACCTCTTGACCTCACTCGAAGCAGCAAG GTGAAGACCTTGCTGCTAAATGCTGCTCAGGACACCATGGCGCCACCGCTGACCCCGCCCAGCCCTGCAG GGCCAGAGATACCCCTTGAAGATACAGTCCTACAGAACCTGGAGCATCTGCTTGACGGGCCAGGAGCCCAGGGCAGCTGGGCGGAGCTGGCAGAACGGCTAGGGCTGCGCAGTCTGGTGGACACGTATCGAAGGACAGCTTCGCCCAGTGGCAGCCTCCTGCGCAGCTACCAG ctgGCTGGTGGCGACTTGGCGGGCCTGCTGAATGCCCTGTCTGACatgggcctggaggagggggtgaggcTGCTGAAGGGTCCAGAGACCCAGGAAAAGCTGCCCAGCACAG CAGAGGTGAAGGAGGACAGTGCCTATGGGAGCCAGTCGGTGGAACAGGAAACAGAGAAGCTGGGCCcacctcctgagccaccaggagggcTCTGCCATGGGCACCCCCAGCCTCAGGTGCACTGA
- the NFKB2 gene encoding nuclear factor NF-kappa-B p100 subunit isoform X2 — protein sequence MDSCYDPGLDGIIEYDDFKFNPSIVEPKEPAPETADGPYLVIVEQPKQRGFRFRYGCEGPSHGGLPGASSEKGRKTYPTVKICNYEGPAKIEVDLVTHSDPPRAHAHSLVGKQCSELGVCAVSVGPKDMTAQFNNLGVLHVTKKNMMEIMIQKLQRQRLRSRPQGLTEAERRELEQEAKELKKVMDLSIVRLRFSAFLRASDGSFSLPLKPVISQPIHDSKSPGASNLKISRMDKTAGSVRGGDEVYLLCDKVQKDDIEVRFYEDDENGWQAFGDFSPTDVHKQYAIVFRTPPYHKMKIERPVTVFLQLKRKRGGDVSDSKQFTYYPLVEDKEEVQRKRRKALPTFSQPFGGGSHMGGGSGGSAGGYGGAGGGGGSLGFFPSSLAYSPYQSGAAPMGCYPGGGGGAQMAAETPSVDAGEEAAEPSAPPGTPQREQQAPELLHRAREYNARLFGLAQRGARALLDYGVTADARSLLAGQRHLLTAQDENGDTPLHLAIIHGQTSVIEQIAHVIYHAPHLGVVNITNHLHQTPLHLAVITGQTKVVSFLLQVGADPALLDRHGDSAVHLALRAGASAPDLLCALLRSGVPAMPQLLHVPDFQGLYPVHLAVRARSPECLDLLVESGAEVEAAERQGGRTALHLATEMEELGLVTHLVTKLRANVNARTFAGNTPLHLAAGLGSPTLTRLLLKAGADIHAENEEPLCPLPSPPTSGSDSDSESPERDTRGSFRGHTPLDLTRSSKVKTLLLNAAQDTMAPPLTPPSPAGPEIPLEDTVLQNLEHLLDGPGAQGSWAELAERLGLRSLVDTYRRTASPSGSLLRSYQLAGGDLAGLLNALSDMGLEEGVRLLKGPETQEKLPSTEVKEDSAYGSQSVEQETEKLGPPPEPPGGLCHGHPQPQVH from the exons ATGGACAGTTGCTACGACCCA ggtctggatggcatcattgaatATGATGATTTCAAATTCAACCCGTCCATTGTGGAGCCCAAGGAGCCAGCCCCAGAGACAG ctgATGGTCCCTACCTGGTGATCGTGGAACAGCCTAAGCAG CGAGGCTTCCGATTTCGATATGGCTGTGAAGGCCCTTCCCATGGAGGACTGCCAGGTGCCTCTAGCGAGAAGGGCCGGAAGACTTATCCCACAGTCAAG ATCTGTAACTACGAGGGACCTGCCAAGATTGAGGTGGACCTGGTAACACACAGTGACCCACCTCGTGCTCACGCCCACAGTCTGGTGGGCAAACAGTGCTCGGAGCTGGGGGTCTGCGCAGTGTCTGTGGGGCCCAAGGACATGACTGCCCA aTTTAacaacctgggtgtcctgcatgtGACCAAAAAGAACATGATGGAGATTATGATACAAAAACTTCAGAGGCAGCGTCTTCGCTCCAGGCCCCAGGGCCTTACGG AGGCTGAGCGTCGAGAGCTGGAGCAGGAGGCCAAGGAACTGAAGAAGGTGATGGATCTGAGCATTGTGCGACTGCGCTTTTCTGCCTTCCTTCGAGCCAGCGATGGCTCCTTCTCTCTGCCCCTGAAGCCAGTTATCTCCCAGCCCATACATGACAGCA AGTCTCCTGGAGCCTCAAACCTGAAGATTTCTCGAATGGACAAGACAGCTGGCTCTGTGCGGGGTGGAGATGAGGTTTATCTGCTCTGTGACAAGGTGCAGAAAG ATGACATTGAGGTTCGGTTCTACGAGGATGATGAGAATGGATGGCAGGCCTTTGGGGACTTCTCTCCCACAGATGTTCACAAACAG TATGCCATTGTGTTCCGAACACCTCCCTATCACAAGATGAAGATTGAGCGTCCTGTTACCGTGTTCCTGCAACTGAAACGCAAGCGTGGGGGGGATGTCTCTGATTCCAAACAGTTCACCTATTATCCTCTGGTAGAAG ACAAGGAGGAGGTGCAGCGGAAGCGGAGGAAAGCCTTGCCCACCTTCTCCCAGCCCTTTGGGGGTGGCTCCCACATGGGTGGAGGCTCTGGGGGCTCGGCTGGGGGTtatggaggagctggaggaggag GTGGCAGCCTCGgctttttcccctcctccttggcCTACAGCCCCTACCAGTCGGGCGCGGCCCCAATGGGCTGCTACccgggaggcgggggcggggcgcagATGGCCGCTGAGACGCCTAGTGTGGATGCTGGGGAGGAAGCCGCAGAGCCGAGCGCGCCCCCCGGGACGCCCCAGCGCGAACAGCAAGCCCCAGAGCTGCTGCATCGAG CCCGGGAGTACAACGCGCGCCTGTTCGGCCTGGCGCAGCGCGGCGCTCGAGCCTTGCTGGACTACGGCGTCACGGCGGACGCACGCTCGCTGCTGGCGGGACAGCGCCACCTGCTGACGGCGCAGGATGAGAATGGAGACAC GCCGCTGCACTTGGCCATCATCCACGGGCAGACCAGCGTCATTGAGCAGATAGCCCACGTTATCTACCATGCCCCGCACCTCGGCGTGGTTAATATCACCAATCACTTGCACCAG ACGCCCCTGCACCTGGCAGTGATCACAGGGCAGACGAAGGTGGTGAGCTTCCTGCTGCAGGTGGGCGCAGACCCAGCACTGCTGGATCGGCACGGAGACTCAGCAGTGCACCTGGCACTCCGGGCAGGTGCCAGCGCCCCCGACCTGCTGTGCGCCCTGCTGCGAAGTGGGGTTCCTGCCATGCCCCAACTGCTGCATGTGCCTGACTTCCAAG GGCTATACCCAGTCCACCTGGCAGTCCGTGCCCGAAGCCCCGAGTGCCTCGATCTGCTGGTGGAGAGTGGGGCTGAAGTGGAGGCTGCAGAGCGGCAGGGGGGCCGGACAGCCCTGCATCTAGCCACAGAGATGGAGGAGCTGGGGTTGGTCACCCATCTCGTCACCAAG CTCCGGGCCAACGTGAATGCCCGCACCTTTGCGGGAAACACACCCCTGCACCTGGCAGCTGGGCTGGGATCCCCAACGCTCACCCGCCTCCTTCTGAAGGCTG GTGCTGACATCCATGCAGAGAACGAGGAGCCCCTGTGCCCACTGCCTTCACCTCCCACCTCTGGTAGTGACTCAGATTCCGAGAGCCCTGAGAGGGACACCCGAGGCAGCTTCCGGGGCCACACACCTCTTGACCTCACTCGAAGCAGCAAG GTGAAGACCTTGCTGCTAAATGCTGCTCAGGACACCATGGCGCCACCGCTGACCCCGCCCAGCCCTGCAG GGCCAGAGATACCCCTTGAAGATACAGTCCTACAGAACCTGGAGCATCTGCTTGACGGGCCAGGAGCCCAGGGCAGCTGGGCGGAGCTGGCAGAACGGCTAGGGCTGCGCAGTCTGGTGGACACGTATCGAAGGACAGCTTCGCCCAGTGGCAGCCTCCTGCGCAGCTACCAG ctgGCTGGTGGCGACTTGGCGGGCCTGCTGAATGCCCTGTCTGACatgggcctggaggagggggtgaggcTGCTGAAGGGTCCAGAGACCCAGGAAAAGCTGCCCAGCACAG AGGTGAAGGAGGACAGTGCCTATGGGAGCCAGTCGGTGGAACAGGAAACAGAGAAGCTGGGCCcacctcctgagccaccaggagggcTCTGCCATGGGCACCCCCAGCCTCAGGTGCACTGA